In a single window of the Novosphingobium sp. IK01 genome:
- a CDS encoding TSUP family transporter: MPLTILALMAQAAETTQTLAYHPPLWIYPVLTAVAMITGFVDSVAGGGGLIMMPVLFTLGLPPHITLGTNKLQSMCGTAMATFRYYRAGLFTLSGNLALLGVTFAGALAGTLTIQHFDGRVLALVVPVLLIGVSLYTVLSPRMDDTDRHDRVGQRGFLPVASAIGFYDGFFGPGTGQFFTTGLVALRGLGLTRATGLTKLLNLTSNLAGVILFALGGQILWVLALCMACGSMCGAWMGTHFATRLGARLIRPLLITVSLGLTGRLLWGWFAG, from the coding sequence ATGCCGCTCACGATCCTTGCCCTGATGGCCCAGGCTGCCGAAACGACCCAGACGCTGGCCTATCACCCGCCCTTGTGGATCTATCCGGTGCTGACCGCGGTGGCGATGATCACCGGGTTCGTCGATTCCGTGGCCGGTGGCGGCGGGCTGATCATGATGCCGGTCCTCTTCACGCTGGGCCTGCCCCCGCACATTACGCTGGGCACCAACAAGCTCCAGTCGATGTGCGGAACGGCCATGGCGACCTTTCGCTATTACCGCGCGGGGCTGTTCACGCTGTCGGGCAACCTGGCCTTGCTGGGCGTGACCTTTGCCGGGGCGCTTGCAGGCACGCTCACGATCCAGCATTTCGACGGGCGCGTGCTGGCGCTGGTCGTGCCCGTGCTGCTGATCGGGGTCTCGCTCTATACCGTGCTGTCGCCGCGCATGGACGATACCGACCGCCACGACCGCGTCGGACAACGCGGCTTCCTGCCGGTCGCCAGCGCGATCGGTTTCTACGACGGCTTCTTCGGGCCGGGCACCGGGCAGTTCTTCACCACCGGGCTGGTGGCCTTGCGGGGGCTTGGCCTGACACGGGCCACGGGCCTGACCAAGCTGCTCAACCTCACCAGCAATCTGGCCGGGGTGATCCTCTTTGCGCTGGGCGGGCAGATCCTGTGGGTTCTGGCGCTGTGCATGGCCTGCGGATCGATGTGCGGGGCCTGGATGGGCACCCATTTCGCCACGCGCCTTGGCGCAAGGCTGATCCGCCCGCTGCTGATCACGGTCAGCCTCGGGCTGACCGGGCGCCTGTTGTGGGGCTGGTTTGCG